A stretch of the Saccharolobus caldissimus genome encodes the following:
- a CDS encoding acetoin utilization protein AcuC codes for MHKSAFIWSDRYYDYSFPGDHPYKSLRESLAKKLLEERGAFHYIDLIEPHLISEDVLQIIHSREYIEFIKSKSLEGKGYLDEGDTPAFKGIYEAALIRVSGSVTALKVVEDGSYVHGINIGGGYHHAKRDKAGGFCVFNDVALIAKMAEKNFSKIAIIDIDGHHGDGTQELLYDDPNVLKISLHMFHKNFFPGGGDVNEIGSGKGKGYTVNIPLPPGTADDAYLLAFNEVVVPILERYKPELIILMVGGDSHFNDPLVELKLSTYGYLDVIKKVHELSHKYSNGRIIMLGGGGYNYDATARIWAIAVAEIANIYDIEYEHLHDCCYTKSSQFVLEKVKNVVQQLKNIHSLY; via the coding sequence TTGCATAAATCAGCTTTTATATGGAGTGATAGGTACTATGATTACTCATTTCCAGGCGATCATCCTTATAAGTCATTAAGGGAAAGTCTAGCTAAAAAATTGCTTGAGGAGAGAGGAGCCTTCCACTATATTGATCTAATTGAGCCACATCTTATCTCAGAAGACGTTTTACAGATTATTCACTCTAGAGAGTATATTGAGTTTATAAAAAGTAAAAGCTTGGAAGGGAAAGGATATCTAGACGAAGGGGACACTCCCGCATTTAAGGGAATTTATGAGGCCGCACTAATTAGAGTAAGCGGGAGTGTAACAGCGTTAAAAGTTGTGGAAGATGGTTCGTATGTTCATGGAATAAATATTGGAGGAGGCTATCATCATGCTAAAAGAGATAAGGCAGGAGGATTTTGTGTATTTAATGACGTAGCATTAATTGCGAAGATGGCAGAGAAGAATTTCTCTAAGATAGCAATTATCGACATAGATGGTCATCACGGAGACGGAACTCAGGAATTATTATATGATGATCCTAATGTGTTAAAAATTTCTTTACATATGTTTCATAAAAATTTCTTCCCAGGAGGTGGTGATGTAAATGAAATAGGAAGTGGTAAAGGTAAGGGATATACTGTGAATATTCCCTTACCTCCTGGGACAGCAGATGACGCTTACTTATTGGCTTTTAATGAGGTTGTAGTGCCAATTTTAGAAAGATATAAACCAGAACTGATTATTTTAATGGTTGGTGGTGACTCGCATTTTAATGATCCATTAGTGGAGTTAAAACTGTCTACTTATGGATATTTAGATGTGATCAAAAAAGTTCATGAGTTATCTCATAAATATTCTAATGGTAGAATAATAATGCTAGGCGGTGGTGGATATAATTATGATGCAACTGCTAGAATTTGGGCAATTGCAGTAGCAGAAATTGCAAACATATATGATATAGAGTATGAGCATTTACATGATTGTTGTTATACTAAGTCATCCCAATTTGTTCTTGAAAAAGTAAAAAATGTAGTTCAACAGTTAAAAAATATACATTCACTTTACTAA
- the purT gene encoding formate-dependent phosphoribosylglycinamide formyltransferase, whose translation MEIGTPLFEGAKKVLLLGSGELGKEMAIEAQRMGIEVIAVDRYDLAPAMHVAHRKYVVDMMNGNAIKAIVRRENPDAIIAEIEAINTDALIELESYGYRIAPNANAVKICMNRIELRKLAAEKLKLPTTKYAFAENVEEVRKACKDIGYPCLIKPEMSSSGHGHVLINKDEEAEDAYRESISHARGKSRRVIVEEFVKVDTELTVLTYRYYSSSTGNIVTKTIEPIEHKRPSYYYVESWHPSTVSQKVKDEAKGIATKIVEELGGFGIYGVEILISGNRVLFSEVAPRPHDTGLVTLVSSDINEFQIHIRSALGLPTPEVKLVSPAASHVILAQSDEIWGPKFINVERALEIPGVQVRLFGKPSTYNKRRMGVVLATGNSVEEAIEKVRKASSMILVK comes from the coding sequence ATGGAAATAGGTACACCATTATTTGAGGGAGCAAAAAAAGTACTTCTGTTGGGTAGTGGTGAGTTAGGAAAGGAAATGGCTATTGAAGCCCAAAGAATGGGAATAGAAGTTATAGCAGTAGATAGATATGACTTAGCACCTGCTATGCATGTAGCTCACAGAAAGTACGTAGTGGATATGATGAACGGAAATGCTATAAAGGCTATCGTAAGAAGAGAAAACCCAGATGCTATAATAGCAGAAATAGAGGCTATAAATACTGATGCACTCATAGAATTGGAAAGTTATGGTTATAGAATAGCACCAAATGCAAATGCAGTAAAGATATGTATGAATAGAATAGAATTACGCAAATTAGCGGCGGAAAAGCTTAAGCTCCCTACTACTAAATATGCGTTTGCTGAAAATGTCGAAGAGGTAAGAAAAGCTTGTAAGGATATTGGTTATCCGTGCCTAATAAAACCTGAAATGAGCTCCAGTGGACATGGACACGTACTGATAAATAAGGATGAGGAGGCGGAAGACGCGTATAGGGAATCAATTTCGCATGCAAGAGGAAAAAGTAGAAGAGTAATAGTCGAAGAATTTGTAAAAGTCGATACTGAATTAACGGTACTAACGTATAGGTATTATTCGTCTTCTACGGGTAACATAGTTACAAAGACTATAGAACCAATAGAACATAAAAGACCTAGTTATTATTACGTAGAATCATGGCACCCATCAACGGTATCCCAAAAGGTAAAGGATGAGGCTAAAGGCATAGCGACAAAAATAGTAGAAGAATTAGGAGGATTTGGAATATATGGCGTAGAGATCCTAATATCTGGAAATAGAGTATTATTTAGTGAAGTAGCTCCTAGACCTCATGACACTGGTTTAGTAACATTAGTTAGTAGTGATATAAATGAGTTCCAAATCCATATAAGAAGCGCATTAGGATTGCCAACGCCAGAAGTTAAATTGGTATCTCCAGCTGCATCTCATGTGATTTTAGCTCAAAGTGATGAGATTTGGGGTCCCAAATTTATTAATGTAGAAAGGGCGTTGGAAATACCTGGAGTTCAAGTAAGATTATTCGGTAAGCCTTCCACATATAACAAAAGGAGAATGGGTGTAGTATTAGCTACGGGTAATAGTGTGGAGGAAGCTATAGAAAAAGTAAGAAAAGCCTCCTCCATGATATTAGTAAAGTGA
- a CDS encoding DEAD/DEAH box helicase — MEILSEIGERLRLFNARLAHVYTETSLEPDLGPHVNELDLDENLKKALIEYGIETLYKYQYEAFRKIRNRENVMIISGTGTGKTEAFLIPILDLALKGERSVLVYPTKALARDQLTRIYKLSNALGLNVGIFDGDTPEKERERLYRDPPHILITNPDMIHIGLALSERFRKLLRTSDHFVFDEVHVYEGVLGSHLRNLVDRIREFSDEIHIIASSATIGATKYLFKELFGVDGDIIEGSKRRKGIAIHALIDSNGSSRWTLAAYLAAVLVKKGLKVLVFTDSQQMAELVAKISDRFSINLAVHRAGLIAEERIKVEEKLRKGELDGVVATPTLELGIDIGSIDAVIMAENPPSYTKYIQRAGRAGRRNKIGLIFTILGDDPIDSYYLRHPNEFFNRQIQSITFDPTNLEVIKIHAAAYLVEKHRIFLGDLPYLWKKAYEILNLNGIIKIVNDYAYATPNTKKFVASSSLRSIGPIVRIYDENNKKIGERELPVALHDLYPYAVYLISKKTYIVKELNLDNLTAKVKKINGELTYYTKPLYSMDLLEFNKKDERKVFGIKVEYGDMKLLMSVLGYVTYDIYSRKERGRNEYKYDNPINFTYNTKGLLIYHPLIEDFTLIDNMETYHATEHVLISAARVVAGASLTDLGGISYPSGHVVIYDSAIGGSGVAKLLFERLEEAYEVALDIVKSCNCEDGCPKCVYSPYCGNNNKYLSRKKSLRLINSLISGSLNNMEREREGKPIV, encoded by the coding sequence GTGGAAATTCTTAGCGAGATTGGAGAAAGATTAAGATTATTTAACGCAAGGTTAGCCCATGTATATACTGAAACTTCATTGGAGCCAGATTTAGGACCACATGTAAATGAGTTAGATTTAGATGAAAATCTTAAGAAAGCGTTGATAGAATATGGAATTGAAACTTTGTACAAATATCAATACGAAGCTTTCAGAAAAATAAGGAATAGAGAGAACGTAATGATAATATCTGGAACTGGAACTGGGAAGACTGAGGCTTTCTTAATACCTATATTAGATTTAGCCCTTAAAGGAGAGAGAAGCGTACTTGTATATCCTACTAAAGCGTTAGCTAGAGATCAGCTTACTAGAATATATAAGTTAAGTAACGCATTAGGTCTAAATGTTGGAATATTTGATGGGGACACTCCAGAAAAGGAGAGGGAAAGATTATATCGTGATCCACCCCATATTTTAATAACTAATCCAGACATGATACATATAGGCTTAGCATTAAGTGAGAGATTTAGAAAATTATTAAGAACTTCGGACCATTTTGTATTCGATGAGGTCCACGTATATGAAGGAGTTTTGGGTTCTCATCTTAGAAATTTAGTAGATAGAATAAGGGAATTTAGTGATGAAATTCACATAATAGCATCCAGTGCTACTATAGGTGCTACAAAATATTTATTCAAAGAGTTATTTGGTGTTGATGGTGACATAATTGAAGGAAGTAAAAGAAGGAAGGGAATAGCAATACATGCATTAATAGATAGTAATGGTTCTAGTAGATGGACCTTAGCAGCTTATTTAGCTGCAGTTTTAGTAAAAAAGGGACTAAAAGTACTCGTATTTACTGATTCGCAACAAATGGCTGAATTGGTAGCGAAAATTTCAGATAGGTTTAGCATAAACCTAGCAGTCCATAGGGCAGGGTTAATTGCTGAAGAGAGAATAAAAGTTGAAGAAAAATTAAGAAAAGGCGAATTAGACGGTGTAGTAGCTACACCCACATTAGAGTTAGGAATAGACATAGGAAGTATAGATGCGGTAATTATGGCTGAAAACCCGCCAAGTTATACTAAATACATTCAGAGAGCAGGAAGAGCTGGAAGAAGAAATAAGATTGGTCTAATATTTACTATTTTAGGAGACGACCCTATAGATAGCTACTACTTAAGGCATCCTAATGAGTTTTTTAACAGGCAAATTCAATCAATTACCTTCGATCCAACTAACCTAGAAGTTATTAAAATACATGCCGCTGCTTATCTTGTAGAAAAACATAGGATATTCCTTGGTGATTTACCTTATTTATGGAAAAAAGCTTACGAAATATTAAATCTAAATGGTATAATAAAAATTGTAAATGATTATGCATATGCCACACCTAATACTAAAAAATTCGTAGCCTCTTCATCTCTCAGAAGTATAGGGCCAATAGTGAGAATTTATGACGAGAATAATAAAAAGATTGGAGAGAGAGAATTACCAGTAGCTCTTCATGATTTATACCCTTATGCAGTATATCTTATTTCAAAGAAAACCTATATTGTAAAGGAATTAAATCTAGATAATCTTACAGCAAAAGTAAAAAAGATAAATGGTGAATTAACATATTACACTAAGCCTTTATATTCAATGGATCTACTAGAATTTAATAAAAAGGATGAAAGAAAAGTATTCGGAATTAAAGTAGAATATGGAGACATGAAACTTCTTATGTCGGTTCTAGGTTACGTTACATATGATATATATTCAAGAAAAGAGAGGGGAAGAAATGAATATAAATATGATAATCCGATTAATTTCACTTACAACACAAAAGGATTATTAATATATCATCCTCTTATAGAGGATTTCACTTTAATTGATAACATGGAAACGTATCACGCAACTGAACACGTGTTAATTTCCGCAGCTAGAGTTGTAGCAGGGGCTTCGTTAACCGATTTAGGCGGAATAAGCTACCCCAGCGGGCATGTAGTAATATACGATTCAGCTATAGGAGGCAGTGGAGTAGCTAAATTGCTCTTTGAAAGACTTGAGGAAGCATATGAGGTCGCTTTAGATATTGTAAAAAGCTGTAACTGTGAAGATGGTTGTCCTAAATGCGTTTATAGTCCCTATTGTGGTAATAACAATAAATATTTATCTAGGAAAAAATCTTTAAGATTAATAAATAGTTTGATTAGTGGATCTCTAAATAATATGGAAAGAGAAAGAGAGGGAAAACCAATTGTATGA
- a CDS encoding NAD(P)/FAD-dependent oxidoreductase produces the protein MRVTIIGGGIVGSSIYLLLKKLGINTVLIDPNIRKIFPSLIHSLLLKGKDIELARLSLDFYRMFRIPYIPFKSYTIGDIDSRLLNLWSSVGVNINQKFVNWLDSDAIEAVGGDGLVYIKNLLSKAERIVKYARVIINKNKGIVKIENTTYEPDLIILSAGAWSKYLVNIKIPIKTYYCWASLIISNRKEIGSNIIYDYVNYFYSRPVMGLGLPFAIAGDGKTIEANPYEKRICIDDKREVILRISKRLGYVKDLYTSGSFCEATPDMKPAFGKIAENVYYIGGFNGYGAEVGPGLASILVNEIINKKDSDEFREYKLERFNNFNDDFEIGKEPHEL, from the coding sequence TTGAGAGTAACGATAATAGGAGGGGGAATAGTAGGAAGTTCAATATATCTACTTTTAAAGAAACTAGGAATAAATACAGTGTTAATAGATCCAAACATAAGGAAAATCTTTCCGAGTCTTATACACTCGTTATTATTAAAAGGAAAGGATATTGAGTTAGCTAGACTATCTTTGGATTTTTATAGAATGTTTAGAATACCTTATATACCATTTAAATCATATACAATAGGAGATATAGACTCTAGACTACTTAATCTATGGTCTTCTGTAGGTGTTAATATAAACCAAAAGTTTGTTAATTGGCTAGATTCTGACGCTATAGAAGCGGTAGGAGGAGATGGGCTAGTTTATATAAAAAATTTACTAAGTAAAGCGGAAAGGATAGTCAAATATGCTAGAGTTATAATTAATAAAAATAAAGGAATAGTAAAGATTGAAAATACTACTTATGAACCAGACTTAATCATATTATCTGCAGGCGCGTGGAGTAAATATTTAGTAAATATTAAAATACCTATAAAAACATATTATTGTTGGGCATCGTTAATAATATCTAATAGAAAGGAAATAGGTTCTAATATAATTTATGACTATGTCAATTATTTTTACTCTAGACCAGTAATGGGATTAGGACTTCCGTTTGCTATTGCAGGAGATGGTAAAACAATAGAGGCAAATCCTTACGAAAAAAGAATTTGTATAGATGATAAGCGTGAAGTAATCTTAAGAATCTCGAAAAGGCTTGGATACGTTAAAGATTTATATACCTCTGGAAGTTTTTGTGAAGCAACCCCCGATATGAAACCGGCCTTTGGAAAAATAGCAGAAAACGTATATTATATTGGGGGTTTTAACGGATATGGGGCTGAAGTAGGTCCTGGATTAGCCTCTATACTAGTTAACGAGATTATTAACAAAAAAGATTCAGATGAATTTAGAGAATATAAATTAGAAAGATTTAACAATTTCAATGACGATTTCGAAATAGGTAAAGAACCTCATGAATTATAG
- the queC gene encoding 7-cyano-7-deazaguanine synthase QueC, with the protein MCSVTGVLIFDPNNFDKIEKKLANILKKAEDRGRDSFGIVVIEKDGSVKVRKALGKPSEKEELLYGILDENSRVIIANNRAEPTTEYVRQKTEEDIQPFIGERYVITHNGIIANDMELERKYELKRRTKIDSAILPPLLDKVWDGKIESLRTILNEIRGSFALVIGDKINPDRIFLAQNFKPLYMAYDYSLQAAFFSSLDDYFDVKPFDPINVTKLDPYSVVMVNNDKQIVSLPLLEKEGKKKKVLVVASGGLDSTVAATKLIRDGYDVTLIHFNYHHKAEEKEREAVRKISEYLNVPLIEINTDLFKMIGHSTLIRGGGEIVKDRKGEEGAEFAHEWVPARNLIFLSVALAVAEAYGFDAIASGINLEEAGAYPDNEMEFIRMLQKLSPYATGPNKKIDVLMPVGNLVKHEIVKLGYQIGAPLHLTWSCYEGGEKHCGRCGPCYMRKVAFKINGLKDPVEYEYDE; encoded by the coding sequence GTGTGCAGTGTAACGGGAGTATTAATATTTGATCCAAATAATTTCGATAAGATTGAAAAGAAATTAGCCAATATTCTTAAAAAGGCTGAGGACAGAGGAAGGGATAGTTTTGGTATTGTAGTTATAGAGAAAGATGGAAGCGTAAAGGTTAGGAAAGCATTAGGTAAACCATCAGAAAAAGAGGAGTTGTTATACGGGATTTTAGATGAGAATTCTAGAGTAATAATAGCAAATAATAGAGCTGAGCCTACTACTGAATACGTCAGACAGAAGACTGAAGAGGATATACAACCCTTTATTGGAGAAAGATATGTTATTACTCATAACGGTATTATAGCCAATGATATGGAACTAGAGAGGAAATATGAACTTAAAAGAAGAACGAAGATAGATAGCGCGATATTACCGCCACTTTTAGATAAAGTTTGGGATGGTAAAATAGAGTCTTTAAGGACGATTTTAAATGAAATAAGAGGTAGCTTTGCGCTAGTTATTGGAGATAAAATAAACCCAGATAGAATATTTCTAGCACAGAATTTCAAACCATTATATATGGCTTACGATTATTCATTACAAGCTGCATTCTTTTCTTCATTAGATGACTATTTTGATGTGAAACCATTTGATCCGATAAATGTGACTAAACTTGATCCATATTCAGTTGTAATGGTAAATAATGATAAACAAATTGTTAGTCTTCCGCTATTAGAAAAGGAGGGTAAGAAAAAGAAAGTTCTGGTAGTGGCAAGTGGAGGGTTAGATTCGACAGTGGCTGCAACTAAATTAATTAGAGATGGTTACGATGTCACACTAATTCATTTTAACTATCATCATAAAGCTGAGGAAAAGGAAAGAGAAGCTGTGAGAAAAATTTCAGAATATCTTAACGTTCCTTTAATAGAAATTAATACTGATTTGTTTAAAATGATAGGGCATAGCACTTTAATAAGGGGAGGGGGAGAGATAGTTAAAGATAGAAAGGGGGAAGAGGGTGCCGAGTTTGCTCATGAATGGGTTCCAGCAAGGAATCTTATTTTCCTCTCAGTAGCTCTCGCTGTAGCCGAAGCTTATGGATTTGACGCTATTGCTTCTGGAATTAATTTAGAGGAAGCCGGTGCATATCCAGATAATGAGATGGAGTTCATTAGAATGTTACAAAAGTTGAGCCCTTATGCAACTGGTCCTAATAAGAAAATTGACGTATTAATGCCAGTAGGTAACTTAGTTAAGCACGAAATAGTAAAGCTCGGTTATCAAATAGGTGCTCCTCTTCACTTAACCTGGAGTTGCTATGAAGGTGGTGAGAAGCATTGTGGAAGATGCGGGCCTTGTTACATGAGGAAAGTTGCATTTAAAATTAATGGTTTAAAAGATCCCGTGGAATATGAGTATGATGAGTAA
- a CDS encoding 4Fe-4S dicluster domain-containing protein: MYEDFYRILKPTKISDIKVNNIIKYKDGIVIKEGSTPRYEYFRGIEGENIVDFIGYTGIEDLGDKIKVKAGTKWLDILRNYNIEFWSNLDFTIGGSVFFNDPISGFNEFGKIKDRVEVDGFINGEFYSGKYKGGIVINVYLKKENKEIIYERFDGNLNDLITIIKNWYSTRIPVFRDVSIVKKDKESYILVSYPKIRERLVIDLIRDFSIEKNPIYEYMNYEYWYLGYIPINDINNIIKQFEAADFSILRFRKDEIAFSLYSNKPLNPILNALEYSTVEGNNLFSGCILCGKCIDVCPYGKQVNDVFHTPLGFYTISYFEKENELANCHMCGLCESVCPVTLNITESLKRNSKLNEIRPKNVINIPNKIFTSVLLITPLSEELEDQIIKSIIYLRKKGKKIGILYLNIDFTKLIKDELNISELEKIKEIYVVTPEEYFYLQKLRKKTLVDIYHVQLLAMDELKLDKSKLHIPCLLRGEVSLSELVCSNIFLNILNSKDNIRKINKEITLCPLTAKELKIKTPLDLLGIDINENYIENIIKKVNKEINNIRDIEEDLNWYNNIDDNIIYEIYSNIIDNVVKDEKLENLLLIYFKLNKIDGIGDNIKKILTEKIEKIIFS; the protein is encoded by the coding sequence TTGTATGAGGACTTTTACAGAATATTAAAGCCTACAAAAATTAGTGATATAAAAGTAAATAATATAATCAAATATAAGGATGGAATAGTAATAAAAGAAGGCAGTACACCTAGATACGAGTACTTTAGAGGTATAGAAGGGGAAAATATAGTAGATTTTATAGGGTATACTGGAATAGAAGATTTAGGAGATAAAATAAAAGTTAAAGCAGGGACTAAATGGTTAGATATATTAAGGAATTATAATATAGAATTTTGGTCAAATCTAGACTTTACAATTGGAGGAAGTGTATTCTTTAATGATCCCATAAGCGGTTTTAATGAGTTTGGAAAGATAAAAGATAGAGTTGAAGTTGACGGATTTATAAACGGTGAATTTTATTCTGGAAAATATAAAGGGGGTATAGTAATAAATGTTTATTTAAAAAAAGAAAATAAAGAAATTATATATGAAAGATTTGATGGAAATTTAAACGATTTAATTACAATTATAAAAAATTGGTATAGTACAAGAATACCAGTTTTTAGAGATGTAAGTATAGTAAAAAAAGATAAGGAAAGTTACATTTTGGTATCTTATCCCAAAATTAGAGAAAGATTAGTAATAGACTTAATAAGGGATTTTAGTATAGAAAAAAATCCAATATATGAATATATGAATTATGAATACTGGTATCTAGGTTATATTCCAATAAATGATATAAATAATATAATAAAACAATTTGAAGCAGCAGATTTTTCCATACTAAGATTTAGAAAAGATGAGATAGCTTTTTCGTTATATTCCAATAAACCATTAAACCCTATATTGAATGCTCTGGAGTATTCTACAGTAGAAGGTAATAATTTATTTAGCGGATGTATTCTTTGTGGTAAATGTATTGATGTCTGCCCTTATGGAAAACAAGTTAATGACGTTTTTCATACACCATTAGGATTTTATACAATTTCATATTTTGAAAAAGAAAATGAGTTAGCAAATTGCCACATGTGCGGTTTATGTGAGAGTGTTTGTCCAGTTACGTTAAATATAACAGAATCTCTTAAGAGAAATTCCAAACTTAATGAAATTAGACCGAAAAATGTTATTAATATACCAAATAAAATTTTTACGTCTGTTTTACTTATAACTCCCCTTTCTGAAGAGTTAGAAGATCAAATAATTAAATCTATTATATATTTAAGGAAAAAAGGTAAAAAAATTGGTATATTATATTTAAATATTGATTTTACTAAGCTAATTAAAGACGAATTAAACATATCAGAATTAGAAAAAATAAAGGAAATATATGTAGTAACTCCCGAGGAATATTTCTATTTACAAAAATTAAGGAAAAAAACTCTTGTTGACATTTATCATGTCCAACTATTGGCAATGGACGAATTAAAATTAGATAAAAGTAAGTTACATATACCTTGTTTATTAAGGGGTGAAGTAAGTCTATCTGAACTTGTATGTAGTAATATATTTCTAAACATATTAAATAGTAAAGATAATATTAGGAAAATTAATAAAGAAATTACATTATGTCCTTTAACTGCTAAAGAATTAAAAATTAAAACACCATTAGATCTACTAGGAATAGATATAAATGAAAATTATATAGAAAATATTATTAAAAAAGTTAATAAAGAAATTAATAATATTAGAGATATAGAAGAAGATCTAAATTGGTATAATAACATAGATGATAATATAATATATGAGATATATTCCAATATAATAGATAATGTAGTAAAGGACGAAAAATTGGAAAATCTTCTATTAATATATTTCAAATTAAATAAAATAGATGGTATAGGAGACAATATTAAGAAAATATTAACTGAGAAAATTGAAAAAATTATTTTTTCCTAA
- a CDS encoding MogA/MoaB family molybdenum cofactor biosynthesis protein has product MSAHKTHREHSPTNINFYVITISTSRYEKLMKKEPVIDESGDIIKQLIIESKYNIIGYDLVPDDKIKILKAFIAALDNPQVDVIISTGGTGYAQTDVTVETIRKIFDREIEGFADVFRLVSFNDPEVRAAAYLTKATAGIVNDKIIYLLPGSPDAVKLAMKELILPEVGHLIYLVRKK; this is encoded by the coding sequence ATGTCAGCTCATAAGACGCATAGAGAGCATTCCCCCACAAATATAAACTTTTATGTGATTACAATTAGCACATCAAGATACGAGAAATTAATGAAAAAGGAACCCGTTATTGACGAGTCTGGGGATATTATAAAGCAGTTAATCATCGAATCTAAGTACAACATTATTGGATATGATTTAGTACCAGATGACAAAATAAAGATACTTAAGGCCTTTATAGCAGCCCTTGATAACCCTCAGGTAGACGTTATAATCTCCACTGGGGGAACTGGGTATGCACAAACTGATGTTACAGTGGAAACTATAAGGAAAATATTTGATAGGGAAATTGAGGGATTTGCTGACGTTTTTAGATTAGTAAGTTTTAATGACCCAGAAGTTAGGGCTGCCGCATATTTAACTAAAGCTACAGCGGGTATAGTTAATGATAAAATAATATATCTACTACCTGGTTCTCCCGACGCAGTAAAATTGGCTATGAAAGAATTAATTTTGCCAGAAGTAGGTCACCTAATTTATTTGGTTAGGAAAAAATAA
- a CDS encoding McrC family protein: MKLYKYRLDKGYLVPDENGDVTVLINGEFVVIYDKNGNEIKDVKFKYIGNEQIHLNKLKYIAKFINININENVFLAYPTFQERVLIINKYMGKIFEDYVYFLLISKNYKVKREKELYVSLHNFTLSRYHNKPDFIVEDKIVIEAKISKNDYTQTLEYSKYYKRGMVVFPFTGECRVPKGWICVFNVLLDKSRFYSLLEDLLSRSK; this comes from the coding sequence ATGAAATTATACAAATACAGACTAGATAAGGGATATTTAGTACCAGATGAGAATGGAGACGTTACTGTATTAATTAATGGAGAATTTGTAGTAATTTACGACAAGAACGGAAATGAAATAAAAGATGTAAAATTTAAATATATTGGAAATGAGCAAATTCATTTAAATAAATTGAAATATATTGCAAAATTTATCAATATTAATATAAATGAAAATGTATTCTTAGCTTATCCTACATTTCAAGAAAGAGTTCTTATAATAAATAAATATATGGGGAAAATATTTGAGGATTATGTATATTTTCTACTTATCTCAAAAAATTACAAAGTGAAAAGGGAAAAAGAACTCTATGTTTCATTACATAATTTTACTCTTTCAAGATACCATAATAAACCTGATTTTATTGTAGAAGATAAAATAGTAATAGAAGCGAAAATAAGTAAGAACGATTATACTCAAACCCTAGAGTACTCTAAATATTACAAAAGGGGCATGGTAGTCTTTCCGTTTACTGGAGAGTGTAGAGTGCCTAAAGGATGGATATGTGTTTTTAACGTTTTATTAGATAAGTCTAGATTCTACTCTCTTCTTGAAGATTTATTATCTCGGTCTAAATAA
- a CDS encoding phosphatidate cytidylyltransferase translates to MIINLNDVIWGLILTVWVAIVTLYISRVISRKFGIYFTRKIIHMLGGGVVAVLAPFVFNSPIVPIIASYILMLYLMLVRIRKADMSWFMEKGNLGEIYFTFSFGTILLIMYIIDRNYWDGNSVYIAILPLIFMSFGDGITGIIRNFVYKKRVKGFWGSVGMLIFCSLVGYYIYNFVGLIAGIIATIAEVLPHIDDNLSVPFFTFLFLYLSVKIF, encoded by the coding sequence ATGATAATTAACCTTAACGATGTAATTTGGGGTCTAATATTAACAGTATGGGTTGCCATAGTGACGCTTTATATTTCAAGAGTTATCTCACGAAAATTTGGTATATACTTTACGAGAAAGATAATACACATGTTAGGCGGTGGTGTCGTAGCCGTTTTAGCCCCATTCGTATTTAACTCCCCAATTGTACCAATAATTGCTTCATACATTCTAATGCTATATTTAATGTTAGTGAGAATAAGGAAGGCTGATATGAGTTGGTTTATGGAGAAAGGAAACTTAGGTGAGATTTACTTTACATTCTCATTCGGTACTATTTTGCTAATAATGTATATTATTGATCGTAATTATTGGGACGGGAATTCCGTATATATTGCAATATTACCGTTAATTTTCATGTCTTTTGGTGACGGGATAACTGGAATTATAAGAAATTTTGTATACAAAAAGAGGGTTAAGGGTTTTTGGGGTTCAGTAGGTATGCTAATCTTCTGCTCACTAGTTGGGTATTATATTTATAATTTTGTAGGTTTAATAGCGGGAATTATAGCGACAATAGCTGAAGTCTTACCACATATAGATGATAACCTTTCTGTGCCATTTTTTACCTTCTTATTTTTGTATCTATCTGTAAAGATTTTCTAG